Proteins encoded in a region of the Pieris rapae chromosome 12, ilPieRapa1.1, whole genome shotgun sequence genome:
- the LOC110991297 gene encoding PDZ domain-containing protein 8 isoform X3 — translation MPDWWWLFMAAIFGAISALTVPLALLLYFVRPFEKAQQTDEDFNIPITLPPEILNELCHGAGSTPEGALNGMLQFIFQQSTADTRWLRRRMANELAELLAKTSSGKIFESLTLRSLEVGTEFPSLSNLRVVSGELEEDGARLRSLDLRLDLTYDGSFRIEVDAVMLLGKIANISITVESISGTVRVMFRRTPYTHWALAFENQPKLELRVRGRFQGRQLKPRLAALVAAHIRRAVAQRHTLPNYKIRYKPFFPKSEPGSTEAEDGPTPQGRLTVRLVEVSRLYWPGNIGIVRAALAVDSHAWVSLRRGILVLDIVLPAVSGTLGLVCCQGVGVVLVDTVVPMSPAYRADLRRDDVVLAIDNKPVTNVAQVGKLLRSVERRAVIVRVRRGGAGGVARRDDEPKRLRTNFSFRRVSEVMEGVKGLQGMRTASKNNVQDSDSPAKTVEQNDIDTKDTGKQKIEITRQLTKSTDSIGPSNFGLRKRRCSVENKSSDSSAGSTPPASGASTPLRQVTTNKTVKHPDVPIIRTETECKVSEKEIEEDEIFEAGGPRQTEHVEICQMFWTKNVQLKPIIPFDEETDFKLNENHKYLNINVWVTVPGEKDEVLLGYLNIPLAALLSECQDSTVPHHMKRYQFLPPDVDIKFSKSHKLSSHAGFEPCLCFGDALVWWEWEGVTGTRSSPRPATRVPSRAPVVSTSVTSHDFVRTHFHRSTQCDFCNKKIWLKDAMQCRNCGLCCHKKCVTKCQETSPCIPKQNRETTGFQPPELITTEADGDPDSEEDEKGERKDSLDVHEEDELFEY, via the exons GAAATCCTGAATGAATTATGTCATGGTGCTGGAAGTACACCAGAGGGAGCCCTGAATGGGATGCTACAATTTATCTTTCAACAAAGTACGGCTGACACCCGATGGTTAAGAAGACGTATGGCGAATGAGCTGGCGGAATTACTTGCTAAGACATCATCAGGAAAGATATTCGAATCTCTTACG TTACGTTCACTAGAAGTAGGAACAGAATTTCCCAGTTTATCAAACCTCCGGGTAGTGAGCGGAGAGTTAGAGGAAGATGGTGCGAGGCTCCGATCCTTAGACTTACGACTAGATTTGACTTATGACGGCAGCTTCAGGATCGAAGTTGACGCTGTTATGTTATTGGGGAAGATCGCTAACATATCTATCACGg tcGAAAGCATCAGTGGCACTGTCCGTGTGATGTTCCGTAGAACGCCATACACACACTGGGCGCTGGCATTCGAAAACCAGCCTAAACTTGAGCTCCGAGTACGAGGTCGCTTCCAAGGAAGACAGCTCAAGCCAAGATTGGCAGCCCTTGTCGCCGCACATATAAGGCGAGCGGTTGCACAGAGACATACACTTCCTAATTACAAGATACG GTATAAGCCATTCTTCCCAAAGTCAGAACCTGGCAGCACCGAAGCCGAAGATGGTCCTACACCACAAGGCCGACTAACCGTCAGGCTGGTAGAAGTCAGTCGGTTGTATTGGCCCGGAAATATCGGCATTGTTCGAGCCGCTCTAGCTGTAGATTCTCATGCTTGG GTCTCCCTAAGACGTGGTATTCTAGTACTCGATATAGTACTCCCAGCAGTGAGTGGCACTCTGGGCCTTGTGTGCTGTCAAGGTGTTGGTGTCGTCCTAGTCGACACGGTTGTACCGATGTCACCTGCATACAGAGCTGATCTTCGGAGAGACGACGTGGTTTTAGCGATAGATAACAAGCCTGTTACTAATGTAGCACAG gTTGGCAAACTCCTACGAAGCGTTGAGCGTCGTGCGGTAATAGTCCGTGTACGCCGGGGTGGGGCCGGAGGTGTGGCAAGAAGAGATGACGAACCAAAACGATTGAGAACTAACTTCTCCTTTAGACGGGTTTCAGAAGTCATGGAGGGAGTGAAGGGATTACAAGGAATGCGAACTGCTTCTAAGAATAACGTGCaa GATTCAGATTCTCCAGCGAAGACAGTTGAGCAAAACGATATCGATACAAAAGATACAGGAAAACAAAAGATTGAAATAACACGGCAGCTCACTAAATCCACAGATTCTATAGGACCTAGTAATTTTGGGCTACGAAAACGAAGGTGTTCCGTTGAAAACAAGTCCTCTGACAGTTCTGCTGGTAGCACACCACCAGCTTCTGGAGCTAGTACACCGCTTCGCCAAGTTACAACCAATAAAACAGTTAAACATCCTGACGTACCCATTATACGTACAGAAACCGAATGCAAGGTTTctgaaaaagaaattgaaGAAGATGAAATCTTCGAAGCTGGCGGTCCACGACAGACGGAGCATGTTGAGATATGCCAAATGTTTTGGACGAAAAATGTCCAACTAAAGCCAATCATTCCTTTCGATGAAGAGACGGATTTCAAGCTAAATGAGAATCATAAATACCTCAATATTAACGTTTGGGTGACCGTCCCGGGAGAGAAAGATGAGGTGTTACTAGGGTACCTTAACATTCCACTGGCGGCACTATTATCTGAATGTCAAGATTCAACTGTGCCTCATCACATGAAACGGTACCAGTTTCTCCCGCCCGacgttgatataaaatttag CAAAAGCCACAAACTCTCGTCTCACGCTGGCTTTGAACCGTGCCTATGTTTTGGAGATGCATTGGTGTGGTGGGAGTGGGAAGGCGTTACAGGCACTCGTTCTTCCCCTCGCCCTGCAACTAGAGTCCCGTCGCGCGCTCCTGTGGTGTCTACGTCTGTGACGTCACACGATTTCGTACGTACGCACTTCCATCGGTCCACACAATGCGACTTCTGTAATAAAAag ATTTGGCTCAAAGACGCAATGCAATGTCGAAACTGTGGATTGTGTTGTCACAAGAAATGCGTTACCAAGTGTCAGGAGACCTCACCATGCATACCCAAGCAGAATCGAG AAACGACTGGGTTTCAACCTCCCGAGCTAATAACGACCGAGGCCGATGGCGACCCAGACTCCGAAGAAGACGAAAAAGGAGAAAGAAAGGATTCCCTAGACGTACACGAAGAAG ACGAGCTATTTGAATACTGA
- the LOC111004425 gene encoding leucine-rich repeat-containing protein 40 isoform X2 — protein MALAVTRVILKCEDAQETQILDLSECQLMQVPDAVYHLMRHTELKSCDLSGNVITKIPPKFTVKFSLITDLNLANNQIAKLPDELCTLACLERLDISHNSFVALPHIACQCPSLHTLLAHHNQIIEVDVNRLERARALEYVDLSDNPLPPRTYEELKQLSRPRLSMSERQKEDWEEDLIL, from the exons atggCTTTAGCTGTCACTAGAGTGATTCTCAAGTGTGAGGATGCCcaagaaacacaaatattag ATTTATCAGAATGTCAACTAATGCAAGTACCAGATGCTGTGTACCATTTGATGCGGCATACAGAATTAAAAAGCTGTGACCTCAGTGGCAATGTTATCACAAAAATTCCACCAAAGTTTActgttaaatttagtttaattacag ACTTAAACTTAGCAAATAACCAAATAGCCAAACTACCAGATGAGCTCTGTACTTTGGCATGTTTAGAACGACTGGACATCTCACATAACTCCTTTGTGGCCCTACCTCATATAGCCTGCCAGTGTCCCAGCCTGCATACACTACTCGCACATCATAATCAAATTATTg aaGTTGATGTTAATAGATTAGAGAGGGCTCGGGCACTTGAATATGTGGATCTCAGTGACAACCCTCTTCCACCACGGACATATGAAGAACTTAAACAGCTCTCCCGCCCTCGGCTATCTATGTCAGAGCGACAGAAAGAAGATTGGGAAGAGGATCTTATACTTTAA
- the LOC110991297 gene encoding PDZ domain-containing protein 8 isoform X2, producing the protein MPDWWWLFMAAIFGAISALTVPLALLLYFVRPFEKAQQTDEDFNIPITLPPEILNELCHGAGSTPEGALNGMLQFIFQQSTADTRWLRRRMANELAELLAKTSSGKIFESLTLRSLEVGTEFPSLSNLRVVSGELEEDGARLRSLDLRLDLTYDGSFRIEVDAVMLLGKIANISITVESISGTVRVMFRRTPYTHWALAFENQPKLELRVRGRFQGRQLKPRLAALVAAHIRRAVAQRHTLPNYKIRYKPFFPKSEPGSTEAEDGPTPQGRLTVRLVEVSRLYWPGNIGIVRAALAVDSHAWVSLRRGILVLDIVLPAVSGTLGLVCCQGVGVVLVDTVVPMSPAYRADLRRDDVVLAIDNKPVTNVAQVGKLLRSVERRAVIVRVRRGGAGGVARRDDEPKRLRTNFSFRRVSEVMEGVKGLQGMRTASKNNVQDSDSPAKTVEQNDIDTKDTGKQKIEITRQLTKSTDSIGPSNFGLRKRRCSVENKSSDSSAGSTPPASGASTPLRQVTTNKTVKHPDVPIIRTETECKVSEKEIEEDEIFEAGGPRQTEHVEICQMFWTKNVQLKPIIPFDEETDFKLNENHKYLNINVWVTVPGEKDEVLLGYLNIPLAALLSECQDSTVPHHMKRYQFLPPDVDIKFSKSHKLSSHAGFEPCLCFGDALVWWEWEGVTGTRSSPRPATRVPSRAPVVSTSVTSHDFVRTHFHRSTQCDFCNKKIWLKDAMQCRNCGLCCHKKCVTKCQETSPCIPKQNRETTGFQPPELITTEADGDPDSEEDEKGERKDSLDVHEEGGGAMSALVAGLRRAGSAHSLCVAKSNSSSRSLPPSPSHTPRDPWSQATRSVGVARRGYPKGRLGRYWPPWCGATCRPTHFLQPPEIPRPPLPLL; encoded by the exons GAAATCCTGAATGAATTATGTCATGGTGCTGGAAGTACACCAGAGGGAGCCCTGAATGGGATGCTACAATTTATCTTTCAACAAAGTACGGCTGACACCCGATGGTTAAGAAGACGTATGGCGAATGAGCTGGCGGAATTACTTGCTAAGACATCATCAGGAAAGATATTCGAATCTCTTACG TTACGTTCACTAGAAGTAGGAACAGAATTTCCCAGTTTATCAAACCTCCGGGTAGTGAGCGGAGAGTTAGAGGAAGATGGTGCGAGGCTCCGATCCTTAGACTTACGACTAGATTTGACTTATGACGGCAGCTTCAGGATCGAAGTTGACGCTGTTATGTTATTGGGGAAGATCGCTAACATATCTATCACGg tcGAAAGCATCAGTGGCACTGTCCGTGTGATGTTCCGTAGAACGCCATACACACACTGGGCGCTGGCATTCGAAAACCAGCCTAAACTTGAGCTCCGAGTACGAGGTCGCTTCCAAGGAAGACAGCTCAAGCCAAGATTGGCAGCCCTTGTCGCCGCACATATAAGGCGAGCGGTTGCACAGAGACATACACTTCCTAATTACAAGATACG GTATAAGCCATTCTTCCCAAAGTCAGAACCTGGCAGCACCGAAGCCGAAGATGGTCCTACACCACAAGGCCGACTAACCGTCAGGCTGGTAGAAGTCAGTCGGTTGTATTGGCCCGGAAATATCGGCATTGTTCGAGCCGCTCTAGCTGTAGATTCTCATGCTTGG GTCTCCCTAAGACGTGGTATTCTAGTACTCGATATAGTACTCCCAGCAGTGAGTGGCACTCTGGGCCTTGTGTGCTGTCAAGGTGTTGGTGTCGTCCTAGTCGACACGGTTGTACCGATGTCACCTGCATACAGAGCTGATCTTCGGAGAGACGACGTGGTTTTAGCGATAGATAACAAGCCTGTTACTAATGTAGCACAG gTTGGCAAACTCCTACGAAGCGTTGAGCGTCGTGCGGTAATAGTCCGTGTACGCCGGGGTGGGGCCGGAGGTGTGGCAAGAAGAGATGACGAACCAAAACGATTGAGAACTAACTTCTCCTTTAGACGGGTTTCAGAAGTCATGGAGGGAGTGAAGGGATTACAAGGAATGCGAACTGCTTCTAAGAATAACGTGCaa GATTCAGATTCTCCAGCGAAGACAGTTGAGCAAAACGATATCGATACAAAAGATACAGGAAAACAAAAGATTGAAATAACACGGCAGCTCACTAAATCCACAGATTCTATAGGACCTAGTAATTTTGGGCTACGAAAACGAAGGTGTTCCGTTGAAAACAAGTCCTCTGACAGTTCTGCTGGTAGCACACCACCAGCTTCTGGAGCTAGTACACCGCTTCGCCAAGTTACAACCAATAAAACAGTTAAACATCCTGACGTACCCATTATACGTACAGAAACCGAATGCAAGGTTTctgaaaaagaaattgaaGAAGATGAAATCTTCGAAGCTGGCGGTCCACGACAGACGGAGCATGTTGAGATATGCCAAATGTTTTGGACGAAAAATGTCCAACTAAAGCCAATCATTCCTTTCGATGAAGAGACGGATTTCAAGCTAAATGAGAATCATAAATACCTCAATATTAACGTTTGGGTGACCGTCCCGGGAGAGAAAGATGAGGTGTTACTAGGGTACCTTAACATTCCACTGGCGGCACTATTATCTGAATGTCAAGATTCAACTGTGCCTCATCACATGAAACGGTACCAGTTTCTCCCGCCCGacgttgatataaaatttag CAAAAGCCACAAACTCTCGTCTCACGCTGGCTTTGAACCGTGCCTATGTTTTGGAGATGCATTGGTGTGGTGGGAGTGGGAAGGCGTTACAGGCACTCGTTCTTCCCCTCGCCCTGCAACTAGAGTCCCGTCGCGCGCTCCTGTGGTGTCTACGTCTGTGACGTCACACGATTTCGTACGTACGCACTTCCATCGGTCCACACAATGCGACTTCTGTAATAAAAag ATTTGGCTCAAAGACGCAATGCAATGTCGAAACTGTGGATTGTGTTGTCACAAGAAATGCGTTACCAAGTGTCAGGAGACCTCACCATGCATACCCAAGCAGAATCGAG AAACGACTGGGTTTCAACCTCCCGAGCTAATAACGACCGAGGCCGATGGCGACCCAGACTCCGAAGAAGACGAAAAAGGAGAAAGAAAGGATTCCCTAGACGTACACGAAGAAG GCGGTGGAGCTATGAGTGCGCTGGTTGCAGGGCTTCGAAGGGCTGGATCCGCTCACTCCCTTTGTGTGGCTAAGAGCAACTCATCCTCCAGATCGTTACCGCCTTCTCCGAGCCATACACCAAG GGATCCCTGGAGTCAGGCAACCCGTTCAGTGGGTGTGGCGCGTCGTGGTTATCCCAAGGGGAGGTTGGGGCGGTATTGGCCCCCGTGGTGCGGAGCGACTTGCCGCCCGACGCACTTCTTGCAGCCGCCCGAGATTCCGCGCCCGCCCTTGCCGCTGCTCTAA
- the LOC110991297 gene encoding PDZ domain-containing protein 8 isoform X1: MPDWWWLFMAAIFGAISALTVPLALLLYFVRPFEKAQQTDEDFNIPITLPPEILNELCHGAGSTPEGALNGMLQFIFQQSTADTRWLRRRMANELAELLAKTSSGKIFESLTLRSLEVGTEFPSLSNLRVVSGELEEDGARLRSLDLRLDLTYDGSFRIEVDAVMLLGKIANISITVESISGTVRVMFRRTPYTHWALAFENQPKLELRVRGRFQGRQLKPRLAALVAAHIRRAVAQRHTLPNYKIRYKPFFPKSEPGSTEAEDGPTPQGRLTVRLVEVSRLYWPGNIGIVRAALAVDSHAWVSLRRGILVLDIVLPAVSGTLGLVCCQGVGVVLVDTVVPMSPAYRADLRRDDVVLAIDNKPVTNVAQVGKLLRSVERRAVIVRVRRGGAGGVARRDDEPKRLRTNFSFRRVSEVMEGVKGLQGMRTASKNNVQDSDSPAKTVEQNDIDTKDTGKQKIEITRQLTKSTDSIGPSNFGLRKRRCSVENKSSDSSAGSTPPASGASTPLRQVTTNKTVKHPDVPIIRTETECKVSEKEIEEDEIFEAGGPRQTEHVEICQMFWTKNVQLKPIIPFDEETDFKLNENHKYLNINVWVTVPGEKDEVLLGYLNIPLAALLSECQDSTVPHHMKRYQFLPPDVDIKFSKSHKLSSHAGFEPCLCFGDALVWWEWEGVTGTRSSPRPATRVPSRAPVVSTSVTSHDFVRTHFHRSTQCDFCNKKIWLKDAMQCRNCGLCCHKKCVTKCQETSPCIPKQNRETTGFQPPELITTEADGDPDSEEDEKGERKDSLDVHEEGGGAMSALVAGLRRAGSAHSLCVAKSNSSSRSLPPSPSHTPRKGSLESGNPFSGCGASWLSQGEVGAVLAPVVRSDLPPDALLAAARDSAPALAAALTAAQIHDMLQAVREELSASDASGEEGGEGRACALTALMLHCCAAAQLAQRPDNT, encoded by the exons GAAATCCTGAATGAATTATGTCATGGTGCTGGAAGTACACCAGAGGGAGCCCTGAATGGGATGCTACAATTTATCTTTCAACAAAGTACGGCTGACACCCGATGGTTAAGAAGACGTATGGCGAATGAGCTGGCGGAATTACTTGCTAAGACATCATCAGGAAAGATATTCGAATCTCTTACG TTACGTTCACTAGAAGTAGGAACAGAATTTCCCAGTTTATCAAACCTCCGGGTAGTGAGCGGAGAGTTAGAGGAAGATGGTGCGAGGCTCCGATCCTTAGACTTACGACTAGATTTGACTTATGACGGCAGCTTCAGGATCGAAGTTGACGCTGTTATGTTATTGGGGAAGATCGCTAACATATCTATCACGg tcGAAAGCATCAGTGGCACTGTCCGTGTGATGTTCCGTAGAACGCCATACACACACTGGGCGCTGGCATTCGAAAACCAGCCTAAACTTGAGCTCCGAGTACGAGGTCGCTTCCAAGGAAGACAGCTCAAGCCAAGATTGGCAGCCCTTGTCGCCGCACATATAAGGCGAGCGGTTGCACAGAGACATACACTTCCTAATTACAAGATACG GTATAAGCCATTCTTCCCAAAGTCAGAACCTGGCAGCACCGAAGCCGAAGATGGTCCTACACCACAAGGCCGACTAACCGTCAGGCTGGTAGAAGTCAGTCGGTTGTATTGGCCCGGAAATATCGGCATTGTTCGAGCCGCTCTAGCTGTAGATTCTCATGCTTGG GTCTCCCTAAGACGTGGTATTCTAGTACTCGATATAGTACTCCCAGCAGTGAGTGGCACTCTGGGCCTTGTGTGCTGTCAAGGTGTTGGTGTCGTCCTAGTCGACACGGTTGTACCGATGTCACCTGCATACAGAGCTGATCTTCGGAGAGACGACGTGGTTTTAGCGATAGATAACAAGCCTGTTACTAATGTAGCACAG gTTGGCAAACTCCTACGAAGCGTTGAGCGTCGTGCGGTAATAGTCCGTGTACGCCGGGGTGGGGCCGGAGGTGTGGCAAGAAGAGATGACGAACCAAAACGATTGAGAACTAACTTCTCCTTTAGACGGGTTTCAGAAGTCATGGAGGGAGTGAAGGGATTACAAGGAATGCGAACTGCTTCTAAGAATAACGTGCaa GATTCAGATTCTCCAGCGAAGACAGTTGAGCAAAACGATATCGATACAAAAGATACAGGAAAACAAAAGATTGAAATAACACGGCAGCTCACTAAATCCACAGATTCTATAGGACCTAGTAATTTTGGGCTACGAAAACGAAGGTGTTCCGTTGAAAACAAGTCCTCTGACAGTTCTGCTGGTAGCACACCACCAGCTTCTGGAGCTAGTACACCGCTTCGCCAAGTTACAACCAATAAAACAGTTAAACATCCTGACGTACCCATTATACGTACAGAAACCGAATGCAAGGTTTctgaaaaagaaattgaaGAAGATGAAATCTTCGAAGCTGGCGGTCCACGACAGACGGAGCATGTTGAGATATGCCAAATGTTTTGGACGAAAAATGTCCAACTAAAGCCAATCATTCCTTTCGATGAAGAGACGGATTTCAAGCTAAATGAGAATCATAAATACCTCAATATTAACGTTTGGGTGACCGTCCCGGGAGAGAAAGATGAGGTGTTACTAGGGTACCTTAACATTCCACTGGCGGCACTATTATCTGAATGTCAAGATTCAACTGTGCCTCATCACATGAAACGGTACCAGTTTCTCCCGCCCGacgttgatataaaatttag CAAAAGCCACAAACTCTCGTCTCACGCTGGCTTTGAACCGTGCCTATGTTTTGGAGATGCATTGGTGTGGTGGGAGTGGGAAGGCGTTACAGGCACTCGTTCTTCCCCTCGCCCTGCAACTAGAGTCCCGTCGCGCGCTCCTGTGGTGTCTACGTCTGTGACGTCACACGATTTCGTACGTACGCACTTCCATCGGTCCACACAATGCGACTTCTGTAATAAAAag ATTTGGCTCAAAGACGCAATGCAATGTCGAAACTGTGGATTGTGTTGTCACAAGAAATGCGTTACCAAGTGTCAGGAGACCTCACCATGCATACCCAAGCAGAATCGAG AAACGACTGGGTTTCAACCTCCCGAGCTAATAACGACCGAGGCCGATGGCGACCCAGACTCCGAAGAAGACGAAAAAGGAGAAAGAAAGGATTCCCTAGACGTACACGAAGAAG GCGGTGGAGCTATGAGTGCGCTGGTTGCAGGGCTTCGAAGGGCTGGATCCGCTCACTCCCTTTGTGTGGCTAAGAGCAACTCATCCTCCAGATCGTTACCGCCTTCTCCGAGCCATACACCAAG GAAGGGATCCCTGGAGTCAGGCAACCCGTTCAGTGGGTGTGGCGCGTCGTGGTTATCCCAAGGGGAGGTTGGGGCGGTATTGGCCCCCGTGGTGCGGAGCGACTTGCCGCCCGACGCACTTCTTGCAGCCGCCCGAGATTCCGCGCCCGCCCTTGCCGCTGCTCTAACTGCTGCACAGATACACGATATG CTACAAGCCGTACGCGAAGAACTATCAGCTTCAGACGCAAGTGGTGAGGAGGGAGGAGAGGGCCGCGCCTGCGCTCTTACAGCTCTTATGCTGCATTGTTGCGCCGCCGCACAACTCGCACAGCGACCAGATAACACTTAA
- the LOC111004425 gene encoding leucine-rich repeat-containing protein 57 isoform X1, whose product MRPPSEYNDTRMPAEAEQGDTRAPAMMICARLAGRAIIRVVGRCEDAQENSQLDLSECQLMQVPDAVYHLMRHTELKSCDLSGNVITKIPPKFTVKFSLITDLNLANNQIAKLPDELCTLACLERLDISHNSFVALPHIACQCPSLHTLLAHHNQIIEVDVNRLERARALEYVDLSDNPLPPRTYEELKQLSRPRLSMSERQKEDWEEDLIL is encoded by the exons ATGAGGCCCCCATCGGAATACAATGATACCAGGATGCCCGCTGAGGCAGAGCAGGGAGATACTAGGGCTCCTGCTATGATGATTTGCGCGAGATTAGCTGGACGAGCAATTATAAGGGTTGTTGGACGTTGTGAGGATGCACAGGAAAACAGTCAATTag ATTTATCAGAATGTCAACTAATGCAAGTACCAGATGCTGTGTACCATTTGATGCGGCATACAGAATTAAAAAGCTGTGACCTCAGTGGCAATGTTATCACAAAAATTCCACCAAAGTTTActgttaaatttagtttaattacag ACTTAAACTTAGCAAATAACCAAATAGCCAAACTACCAGATGAGCTCTGTACTTTGGCATGTTTAGAACGACTGGACATCTCACATAACTCCTTTGTGGCCCTACCTCATATAGCCTGCCAGTGTCCCAGCCTGCATACACTACTCGCACATCATAATCAAATTATTg aaGTTGATGTTAATAGATTAGAGAGGGCTCGGGCACTTGAATATGTGGATCTCAGTGACAACCCTCTTCCACCACGGACATATGAAGAACTTAAACAGCTCTCCCGCCCTCGGCTATCTATGTCAGAGCGACAGAAAGAAGATTGGGAAGAGGATCTTATACTTTAA